A region from the Pseudomonas sp. KU26590 genome encodes:
- a CDS encoding acetyl-CoA C-acetyltransferase: MQDVVIVAATRTAVGSFQGSLANVPAVDLGAAVIRQLLAQTGLDGAQVDEVIMGQVLTAGAGQNPARQAAIKAGLPFTVPAMTLNKVCGSGLKALHLGTQAIRCGDAEVIIAGGQENMSLSNYVMPGARTGLRMGHATMVDTMISDGLWDAFNDYHMGITAENLADQYDISREAQDAFAAASQQKATAAIEAGRFVDEITPILIPQRKGDPLSFSTDEQPRAATTVELLGKLKPAFKKDGSVTAGNASSLNDGAAAVILMSARKAEELGLPVLARIAAYANAGVDPAIMGIGPVSATRRCLDKAGWSLDELDLIEANEAFAAQSLSVGKELGWDMDKVNVNGGAIAIGHPIGASGCRVLVTLLHEMIKRDAKKGLATLCIGGGQGVALALAR; this comes from the coding sequence ATGCAAGACGTCGTAATCGTTGCCGCTACCCGCACGGCTGTGGGCAGTTTCCAGGGTTCGCTGGCGAATGTTCCCGCGGTGGATCTCGGTGCTGCCGTCATCCGCCAACTGCTGGCGCAGACCGGTCTGGACGGCGCGCAGGTCGATGAGGTGATCATGGGTCAGGTGCTGACGGCGGGTGCCGGGCAGAATCCTGCACGTCAGGCCGCGATCAAGGCAGGCTTGCCGTTCACAGTGCCGGCCATGACGCTGAACAAGGTCTGCGGCTCGGGCCTCAAGGCGCTGCATCTGGGCACGCAGGCGATTCGCTGCGGCGACGCGGAGGTGATCATCGCCGGCGGCCAGGAAAACATGAGCCTGTCCAACTATGTGATGCCGGGCGCGCGAACCGGTCTGCGCATGGGCCACGCGACGATGGTCGACACGATGATCAGCGACGGCCTGTGGGATGCGTTCAACGATTACCACATGGGCATCACTGCCGAGAACCTGGCCGATCAATACGACATCAGCCGTGAGGCGCAGGATGCGTTTGCTGCGGCGTCGCAACAGAAAGCGACTGCCGCCATTGAGGCCGGGCGCTTCGTGGATGAAATCACCCCGATCCTGATCCCTCAACGCAAAGGCGACCCGCTGTCTTTCAGCACCGACGAGCAGCCTCGCGCGGCTACCACTGTCGAGTTACTGGGCAAGCTCAAGCCCGCCTTCAAAAAGGACGGTTCGGTCACGGCAGGCAATGCGTCGTCGCTGAACGACGGTGCGGCGGCGGTCATTCTGATGAGTGCCCGAAAAGCGGAAGAACTGGGCTTGCCGGTGCTGGCGCGGATTGCCGCTTACGCGAATGCCGGCGTTGACCCGGCGATCATGGGCATCGGCCCGGTGAGCGCCACCCGCCGCTGCCTGGACAAGGCGGGTTGGTCGCTGGATGAACTGGATCTGATCGAAGCCAACGAAGCCTTCGCCGCGCAGTCCTTGTCGGTTGGCAAGGAGCTGGGCTGGGACATGGACAAGGTCAACGTCAACGGCGGCGCTATCGCCATCGGCCACCCGATCGGCGCGTCGGGCTGCCGGGTGCTGGTGACCCTGCTCCACGAAATGATCAAACGCGATGCGAAAAAAGGCCTGGCGACGCTATGCATTGGTGGCGGACAAGGCGTGGCGCTGGCGTTGGCGCGCTAA